The genomic window gctcccaggtcTGGCGGAAAAGCAAGGGAGAAACTGGATAGGGTATAACATCCAAATTCACTTTACGACTAGGAGCTCTAAGGATTCGTTATGTAACCGAAGGGATGATAGAGAGAAGGGCATATTCACAGGgtacagaatagtttgggttggaaagagcCTCTGGAGACCACCCAGTCCAACCCCCCGCCAAGGCAGAGTCACATAGAGCAGGTTACACAGAACGGGTCCGGGTGGGTTTGGAATGACCTCGCTCTGGGGGCTCCCACAGCCGTACCTGGGGTggggcaggctctgctcccgccgccgccgaaGGGCCCCGGCTCTGCGGGCAGCGTGACGCTGGCCGGCTGGTTCCTCATCTTCTTGGCTCGCTTCTTCTCCCGCGCCCCAGACATCTCCAGCGGGGGTGCGGAGCCTCTCCGCCGCGGGCAGAGGAGGGGAGAACTGGGCGGGCggtgcagccacagcccccGGCACCAACCCCGACGCGGCGCTCACTCGCGGCGCGGCCTCCACCGCCACACGTGGACACCCACGCCCCAGCACCGCGCATGAGCACTCCCCTGCTAGACCCTGAAGGACTACATTTCCCAGAGGCCCCCGCAGGCGGTGGTGGGCGGGGCGTGCTCCGGCGAACGCTAAGAGGAGGGAGTGCAGGAGGGGAGGCCCCAGCAGTCACTGCAGCTTCGGGATcagctcctgccatggcctCGCTCGTGAAGAAAATAATCAGCACTACTAAAGCCCCTGCACTGGGTCCCTACAGGTAATGCCTTAGCTCAGAAAGATCTGAGAGTCTTGGTGGATAACAAGTTGATTATGAGCCGGCAGAGCCCTTGTAGCCAATGCTTTCCTGGATGCATTGGGAAGAGTGGCCAGCAGGTCGAGGGAGGTCTGCTCAGCCCGagtgaggccacatctggagaACTGTGTCtaattctgggctcctcagtgcAAGAAAGACAAGGAGCTACTGGAGAGGGTCAGTAGAGGGACACAAAGATggtgaggggtctggagcacctgAGGAGAGACTGGGGGAgctgtttagtctggagaagacTGAGAGGGGATCATCATTAATACCTCATAGACAGGTGCCAGGAGGATGGTGCCCattgacaggacaaggggcaatggccGTAAACTAGAACACAAGAAGTTTCAgctcaacatgaggaagaatttctttataTTGAGAGTGGCAGAGCAGTGgagcaggctgctcagggaggctgTAGCTtgtccctctctggagacattccaaaCCCAGCTGGATGCGTTCCTGTGTAACCTGCTCCAGgtgcccctgccttggcaggggggttggactgAATGATCTGCAGAGgacccttccaaccctaacaattctgtgattttgggagCGGGAAGTCTCTCaggaggtgcaggagcaggtttTGCTGGCGGGGTTTTGGCAGGTCCCTGGGGGTCTGTCAAGCAGGCCTGGGCTGAGGTGAGGGCAGGACCCTGAGCAGGGGCCAGTCCTggtcccccctccccaggaacCCCCAGGGGCACCTGGAGTCCCAAAGCACGAGTGGGACTGTGGGGCCACTGCAAACTGCAGCCCCATAGGGGGAGGGGGGATAGTTCAAAAAGTTAGTTTgggaaaataattctgaaattaGTGGTAAGgagtgaattaaaaaaaaagaagaatgatTGTTCTCCAGAAAGAGGTGCTTGGCTAGAGACAAGCATGTTGTGCAGGGAAGCTAGAGATGCTGACTATGCAGGTGATACAGAGTGAAGGCTGAGCCCAATCCAGGGTGAGCTTGGTTAGATGGAGAAATCAATGCCTTGGACttgaaaatttctttctttttttgaatAGTTATAAATGTTTTTCAGTCTAAAAACTTAACTGCTGTAAAAATATGTAAGATGTTCAACATTTTCGCAAGTATGTTGCTGTAGCAGTTTTgcatataattaaaataaaaatcccagcTTTGACTGGAGAAAGGTTTCTCTTTACAATTTGGGTATGAAAAAATGTTCAGTCAGTATAGTAGATTGTCATAGCTAAAGTACTAAAGGGCTTTTACCAGGatgttttttaagattttttaattCTATATTCAGGCTTTGTGTTCACAAATAGCATCTTTGTGCCTTCCAGGTGCATTTTTGTCTCTATTACTTTGTGTCCTGAGCTTTCTAAGCTTCAAACTTCTTATAGGCATTataaagatggaaaaataaaaagcatagAAGCAGAGAGACATGACATGAAGGTTAGCTTCTGTAAACAATAGACTGTTGGGAGATTGCAGCCAGGGGCCTGGCATTGCTTGGCATCAGGAGAACATCTAAGACATGGGAAGGCAACAATTCTTTGTCCACATGCCCACACCACTGTCCCAGCCTTCAACATTGCTTTCCACTCCAAAATGTTGTGCTTATTGGTAGTTTTTGATGAAATACTGCTTATTGTGCAGCCTGTTAAATGTATGACAGGTCTAACATCAATAAGTTTATCACTAACTTAGTTTATCAGATTTTAGTAAACTTGTCAAAGTCCAGAGAGCAGAAGTTGCACAAGAAATAACTGCCACATCTCTGCTGTGAGGTCTGAGCTTGGTTACATGGCAGTGAAGGATTGGGACGAATGAGCTGCATTTCTGGTTCTGCTACAGCCCTTCAATATGCTTTTTGGTGACCtatttttactgtatttttctctttcctttacTGAATCTATTTGCCAGTACCTTGAGATGGGTAGGTAGGTAGACAGATATATAAAAACACACCTATCTGTGTGTGGGTCTATAGATCTCATTAATGTTATTAACTTTTTAAAGGATACTGTTCTTGTATTAATCCACAATCATTTATGTGAAGAAGATCTGATTAACAGAGCATGGTTCCTAACACCATCTCTCTGACAGACAGTGTTGTTCCAAGGTCACAGTGTCTGCCCAGTTATGCATTTAGGCACACTGAAATGTGACTGACTTTAGACACCCATCACATCCCTGCTGATTAATGAGTAGCTATGACTGGCCCTAGTTACAAGGTGCATCTGCAGTTAAAAATTGATGGGGGTTTGTGGAGTTGAAATTTTCCCTTAGCTGCACTCGTGCATTTGAGTGCAGTTCAAGTGTACTCCCTGGCTGGTAAATTGTTCCTAGCCTCAGTGAATGGAGGATTCCCCTGGTGAGCACACCAAGAGGAGAAAGCTGAGCAGACACAATAAGGCTGCTGCAGATTTTGATCTGGCAGTGGTATCAGAAGGCTTCAGCTTGTTCTTTCCCAAGTTATCAATGATTTAGGACTCTCAGAAGGTCTCTGAGATAAACATTTCACTGTCATTTGCTTTGTGCTAAACAGTACAAGACTATCTCTTTTAGTGGAGAGCACATACCTTCTTGTTGCACAGTTCCCTGTGTTGCTTCAAACAGAAACAGAAGGTTGTGCTCTGCTGGCCTCCCTCCACAGCAGGAGTAGTAGGAAAGAAAACTAAAGAAACCTATGTGTACATGCACACATGTCTATCAACAAGACTGTGTCAGCTAGAAAACCATTCACTGGTTTCTCTTCTTTGTATGGTGTAGTTTTGTGATTTACTCCAGTTTTGTTAGTTgatgacagaaaaaataattcccaTGTAAGACAGTTTACCATAACTGACAAAGTCACGggctgttttttcccctcatgaaATTACAGGAGAATGTAGGACAGGTGTAACAGAAGAGATGAGAAGTTCAAACTGCCTAACCCTGATCATTTGACTGAGTCAAACCTAGATGAGGTTAGTACCTTGTGAGGTGAATGGATTAAGACAATCCAACTGAGTGAATCTCAGCTGAGAGATGTACTGAAAATATTCTCTGAATATGTCCCTCTTTCTCCATCAACATTAAAGGGAAGCAAACCTCCTATTTCAGATACTTCAGGGAGGTGCCTAACTCTAGTTTGTGTAGCTTGAGAGAGTTGCTGAATGGTCAAAACAATGCATTTTCTTGTGGAATGAGAAGAGATATGAAAAATGGTGTTGACACGCCACAAGCACTCGCAAAAAAATCTTTCTATAATttctttgcaaaatatttttaattattggtTGAAGAGAATTAAGTTGTGTCACTTGTATAATGTTTGCTAGGTAGTTTAAATCTTTGCTTTCAACTTTTAACCTCTTTGTAGCAGAGACGTTAATAATTGCTGACTCGACTTCAGCAACAGCACACTTGacatttttatataaatgtTTTGCAAATAGCTTGAATTTTGCATTCTTCTGAATTAACACAGCAAAGAAGTCACTCAGGTTATTTGGTGAGAGGAGAGTGATTGTTCTGGGAATTGAGTGATCAAGGTGTTTTGCTGACTGGCCAAATTCATTACTCTGGAGGATTACTGCCAGAGAATCAGGGTGCAGGGTCACCTCACAGCTGTAACTCATTATCATAGTGCCtgtttaagaagaaaaatgttaaatatcttttgacttttccctttttttttttccttccttgctctgcagctgaattGTGTTTGAAAGGTATTGTCTGCTTCTCAAACAGGGATGCAATATTTATCTGGGCAGGtgcaaaaaatgtttttatttattctgccTTCCCTCTGTGCTATTTGCTGTGGGGAACCTGTAGCTCAGTTTAGTGTTGTGTTACTGCATTTACACCTTGTGCCTATGCAAGAAACAGGGTTTATCTCCTCGAGGGCAGAGCTTAGATGGTGTAATCCCAGCTCTTCAAAAGCATAAGCAGATTGATGTGTGACTGCATGTACAGACTTGCATGTGCAAAACTTCAGTCTTCTTCCTGATGCATTATAAAGTACTGTAGAAAATTTGAAATGTGCTTTTGGATTTGAAATTTGAAGTGTTTTTGTGGGGGAACATTAGACCTAAAATGGCACTTGTGCTTTCAGCCAAGCCGTGCTGGTGGACCGGACAATGTACATTGCAGGGCAGATCGGGCTGGAGCCTTCCACTGGGCAGCTTGTCTCTGGAGGGGCAAAGGAGGAAGCCAAGCAGGTAAGAAGCCTTCCAGCAATGAACTTGTAATGGAGTTGCCATGTGTCTAATTAAAGATGGAATTGTGAAAAATTGAGGCAGATCGAGAGCACATCACATCGTCCAGAtgggggaaaagcaggaggaagtCATTCCATCTTAACTAATGCTGTCTTTTTTCCAACAACTTGGAAAACATGAAGGGCAGGGTAGAAATCTGTTTAATGTAGGAAGGTATGAAAGAACCAGTGTTTGAAGCAAAGGTTCACACCCCAATAAAAAACCTGGCTTGAGTCAGGGAAAGTTTTACTCCCCCAGCAGCAAAGAGGTGGAGTGAGATAATAGGATGAGATGGAGGTGCATCATGCATTTACATCTAATGAATGGATGGTTTAATATTATTAGATGCTCCCTcctattaatttttatttaagtcAGTCTTTTTTTGACAGTTGAGGTTTTGCTGGTTGAACAGTAAAACTTCAGCCAAGTCACAAGTTATATTTACATACTTACATAAATATAACCCAGCTGATAGCTAAAAGATTTTTGTTTCACGTTTTCTTTAGGCTCTAAAAAACATGGGAGAAATCCTGAAAGCTGCAGGCTGTGACTATGGCAATGGTAAGTGCTGCTGTGACTCTGGCAAACAGGTGGTTGTTTTTACctgaattaaaatattaaaaaatcaagtgacctttaaaaaaaacagaaaaaagctATTTGCTGAACAAATAGctggaagaaacaaaagaaattgtGAATTtaggttaaaaaataaaagaaatgaatCTACATGGAAGTGTTTGCAATGGGTATCAATGGTACACTGTCTTTCACCAAAAACTTCTGGCAATGCTACTAATGTTTTAATTCCAACTGGGGAAGCTTGGGTACAGACAATGTTGCAGTGACTACAGATATTTTAAGCATCCTAGGCTTTGCTCCAGGTGACAGCAGGTTTGTATCTGTGCTGTTAGTATTCTAGACACTATTTTTGGGTGGAGGATTCTACTGGTGAAGCCACACCAGGATTAATGCTGGGTTAGGCAgtcctgggaaaaaaattctagCACAGAGTATATTTTCAGACCTTCCatgaacttttttttctgccagcaGATATTATATATAACTTATTGCCAGCAGCT from Agelaius phoeniceus isolate bAgePho1 chromosome 1, bAgePho1.hap1, whole genome shotgun sequence includes these protein-coding regions:
- the RIDA gene encoding 2-iminobutanoate/2-iminopropanoate deaminase; the encoded protein is MASLVKKIISTTKAPALGPYSQAVLVDRTMYIAGQIGLEPSTGQLVSGGAKEEAKQALKNMGEILKAAGCDYGNVVKTTVLMADMKDYNDINDVYKQFFKANFPARAAYQVAALPRGARVEIEAIAIQGPLQDASA